In Paralichthys olivaceus isolate ysfri-2021 chromosome 12, ASM2471397v2, whole genome shotgun sequence, the genomic window ATTATCAACCATCGGCTTTGCGTCAATATTTTAGGGCTACAAGAAGACAGTGTTCAAGTGGGCATAAAACTAATCGCTCATCTACTGGCTTctaaataacaaaaagaaatagaaagcCTTTGAGGGGAACCAAATTTTTCCAACTGTTCAGCCTTACAATCCACTTAATTTGCAGAAACATCAGATATAATAGCCTACCTTTATTAACATGCATAAAATACAACATTGAAGTCCTTATATTTTGTTTCCTTAACATCGATATATactgctgtgtttctctgtacacacactgatagTGGAATAAGATACACCTCTTTCCTCGGGTAATAGATCCCTATGCTAATGATCAGAAGAACATACTGACGTCAGACCGGCCCAGGAGCCACCGACCAGTTTCGCTCATCTTTCAGAGAGAAGGCATTCCCCAGTTCAGATTTTACCACTTCCAAATAACGGCAGACAGATTTCTTTTGCCAATCTGAAACCTTGAAACTCAGAATTTTTTAAGATATAGCCAAAGACAGCTTCTCTAGAAACGCTGAGAAACTCAGCTGACCTGAGAGTAAAATATCAACCTCGCAGGATCTAGCCGGTTTTACCTTTTGGTCATCATGGGGCTGATAAGCTGTTGAGCATGAGGAGACCAGTTGCATCAGATTCTACTAAGTGTGTGCAGAGTAAATGACTAACATCACCAAATCTGGGTTGAAAAACTTTTACTGGTGCATGCTCAAGCTGAGTGTTCAGAAccatggtgatttttttttttttttttaatccgtACAAAATGGGAATTGAAACCTCACAGAAACTGGCATGTGTCCTAGAGAGAAAACACTATCTTCTTATGAGCACACAGGTTGGGGGGAAAAAGGAAAGGAGGGTAAAATGCTCTGATtaacaaaaaaagtgaaaaagaagaaacagaatcCTGGAATTTTAAGTTTGAATCAGCGACCACATTTTCCACCAGCTTCCTGGACGATGCCATCACATTGCGTATTTGGTTGTCCATTCTTTTGCCAGTTTGCTGTATCtgcaagaagaagaaaccaGACAGGGAAATTAGGAACTGTCAAGACTGTGATtcaacaggtttttattttaccacATGCATCTGAGCAAAGTGCTTTTTCAACAACCAGGCAAGCGAAAGCTGCAAATATACTTGACATGTCATGCACAAGTTTCTGATTATCAAAATATCTTTGTGCttacacaacaacaacttttattttttgtaagaACAAAAACCTTTCATGCAAGAGTTAGTGGCTACATGTACATGCACAGACAATCTGCTTCTAACCCGGTTATTCAAATAATCAGATGACAGGTCGGTTGATGTTTATCAAACTACTAGAAAAAAGGAACAATtacacaaatatttatattagaaGAACAAGAAactggtgataaatcttttagcGCCTTCATTTTAATAGAAAAAGCAGCGTTGATTTGGTTCAGCTGCTCCTGTGACTCCTGATTCATGTTTAAGTGGAGAAACCTCAACTACCAAATattaaaatttgtattttgaGTTATGGTGGCGCCGCTACAGAAATGTGCTGATTAGATGGCTGGCAGAAATTAAACTGGACTGATGAACAATTTTTATAGCAAAGTGGCAAAAAACTTCATGTTTAGTTTTCATCCCCTCACTGTCATTTGATTTTTGTTAGGATTCCTTCGGTGTTAATTTTTACAAGGAGCCAAATTATCTGCAGGTCTCTGACACTCAAAAACAAAACGGTCCAGATGATAAAAATCCTGAAGAAAGCATTTTAATCTACCAAACACGGGGAGTCATGTGGAGCTGCCAACATCAGCTCAACTCGTTTCTGACTTCTCGGCTTCAGTGTTGATTGTTGGAAGTGTTTGAGCTTCTGAAAACCTCTGTTAGGAAACCCAGCTCACCTTGTTCTTACAGTTTGTCTGCTAGTCTAAAATTTGTCAATGCTGTTCATGAATGCGGCTTGTTTTGGCAGCCGACCAAAGGTGTGTCCGTAAACGCACCGTAAAAACGTTTTTACAAAGGTCCCTGCTGAACACTGTAACCCTGCAACACTAACTGAAAATTAAAGGAGACCAATTACCTGAGACGAGCGCCTGACTGAAGCTCACCATGTTGATTTTACTCTTTTAAACTTGTGATTAAAAATGGTCAGAAATAATGTTTTCTGGGAGATGTGGtcgaaatgttttgttttaaatatttgtcgTAATTTACTTGACAGTTACTACTTGAGTCTTAAGGGGTCATGCAAGGTTCAGGGAGAGTCCATGCCACATTTTGTACATAGTGATGACATCCCATTAGTGTTAAGTAATGTTTTAATTACAAATGTACTCTTGCGTGTCTGCTTCTCTTAAAGTTATAGTGCTTTAAAAAGACTTCAACCAATCTCCTACTGGATATTATGAAACACAAATGTTAAGGCCTGTATTAGTGATAAACCCAGAATTTTTCAGGAGACCATTTTGCCTGTGGTCTGACAGAGAGATTATTTACAGCAACAAACCTAAGATTAGTACAACCACAAATCTGAAACCGCCGTAGTATTCTTCATAACAGAGATCTAAAGCCTCTGGTTATGCCAGTCAGACCATAGCATCAAAAGCACAACCAACCACTCCAACTGCACTACCCAAGATGCAGTGCAGCCTCACCCTAAAGCATGGCATACTTCGCCGTCCACTCCTGAGCTAATTTATTGTACCTGACAAGAGTGAAACTAGGTTACACGCTGAGCTTGTGTACAAGTCGATCGTCATCAAGCATCCCTATGAAAGTTGAACTTGTATGCAGCATAAGATATGTACAGCAGGGCTGGGAAacagatttgaatgttttacaAATGCAGAGAGCACTtctacatataaataaatacacacttaCTTCTGACTATCTGTTTTGTAGATTCGTGCGATCTCTGGCACTAGTGGGTCGTCAGGGTTCGGGTCACATAGGAGTGAGCAAATGGAGAGAAGAACTGGGAGAAACAGGAAACGGATGTTAAGACCAATATTTTTTGTTCATTCTTAGTTTTATCCAAAACAAATTGTTTGTTATCCACACTTTGAATAACCACACCATGTTTAATGAAACTTATTGTGGAGCAGAGTAGATACGTAtgtgtgtaatgtaaaaaaataaaggttaatATGAAAAACAGCTAACGGCAAATTGTGCCTTAacttaaattgtattatttgtaaTGTTCTGAAGAAGcactaacacacaaaaaagGCTGTGTCAacttaaaaggaaataaaaacacctgCCAAAGTCCATGTGAGgcaaaacatttacacattcaAATGACTCGACTACTTTTAGaatcttttgtgttttgtcttgtgTGTAGAATCTGTATCGATTCTTTAAACTTGGCTTCAACAGTAAAACCAAAGGATATTATTCTGTTATGTTGGTGAACCTATAGTCTTATGTTGTGACACTTCTTCATGAGTCTGTCACAAACTAAATTATTTATCCACCGCGATAATTGACAAAGTTGCCGTGAAGAGCTCATGCAGTCTCGATTATCCATACCTTTAGAAATAGTAAGTGCAGGAGACCACTGTGATCTGAGAATATCCAGACAGATACTGCCGTTACTGTTAATATTTGGGTGGTAAATTCTTGTTGTAAATgcaacctgaaaaacaaaagacacacacgTCAGTGAGGAGAAGTCAGATAAGGCTGAAAGACACACCCACTCGTCAGGTGTAATTCCAATGCGTATAAACAAGGCAGTGACATCTGATGCCTCTGACTATTATCTTCTGGAATGACAGGTATTACTTCATGGGGGCTGTGGCGCTCACAgtatcgttgttgttgttgttaaaccagacattttattttgaagcacttatgtaaaagtgaaacaaaaaacagtttcaaGTGTGATCAGCCACACTACTTTACCTTGGGTGGTTTGAAGGGGTAGTCTGTTGGGAAATGAATTGTCAAGAAGAAAACACCACCCTGATATGGACTGTCaatctggggggaaaaaaagatgccaataaatgtctttgtgtgGATTTAAATCAGAAACGCAGCAACATCTACACCAGGAAGTTTGTACTTACAGGTCCCATGATTGTGGCTTGCCAGTGAAACACTGCGGAGAACAGAAAgcaaaagttaaaaagaaaggTCGGGGGCATGTGATCTGACAGGATCTATGCCTGTACGATGGCCACGATCCCTGTGATTTCATTTTACTCTGGTATTCATTTCAGGTGGGGAAGTTTTCAAGATGGAGATTTACCAATTTTCAGCACTTGACCTACATCCAATTGGGATTTTGGTGTCAATGTAATGTCAATGTCTAATCCTCGAAATGTGGCTTGTTTTAGAATAAATGGCTTTACTGTTTCCACCACCTCCAAATAACATTCATCATATTACGCAAGGCAGCTCTTATCAAACATGCTGACGTGGTGACTTTACGAGCTGCCACGTTTCTGTCAATCACGTAGAGaggaatttaattattttaactgGTCAATCTGCCAGCGTGGAACTGTTCCATCTATTCAAATGTGAAAACCTGATGTTGTTTTTGCCC contains:
- the LOC109636388 gene encoding ubiquitin-conjugating enzyme E2 D2-like isoform X2, whose product is MALKRIHKELNDLARDPPAQCSAGPVGDDMFHWQATIMGPIDSPYQGGVFFLTIHFPTDYPFKPPKVAFTTRIYHPNINSNGSICLDILRSQWSPALTISKVLLSICSLLCDPNPDDPLVPEIARIYKTDSQKYSKLAKEWTTKYAM
- the LOC109636388 gene encoding ubiquitin-conjugating enzyme E2 D2-like isoform X1, coding for MALKRIHKELNDLARDPPAQCSAGPVGDDMFHWQATIMGPIDSPYQGGVFFLTIHFPTDYPFKPPKVAFTTRIYHPNINSNGSICLDILRSQWSPALTISKVLLSICSLLCDPNPDDPLVPEIARIYKTDSQKYNKLAQEWTAKYAML
- the LOC109636388 gene encoding ubiquitin-conjugating enzyme E2 D2-like isoform X3, producing the protein MFHWQATIMGPIDSPYQGGVFFLTIHFPTDYPFKPPKVAFTTRIYHPNINSNGSICLDILRSQWSPALTISKVLLSICSLLCDPNPDDPLVPEIARIYKTDSQKYNKLAQEWTAKYAML